The DNA sequence CAACTCCACAAGGTGTTGGAACGAGTCCCTACACGCCGCATAGGCCCGCGCCTCATACTGCAGCGTGCCCAATTGCCACCATCCTTGTTCCCATCGCGGAGCTGCGCTCACCGCTTGCCTGTACAGGCGCTCCGCCTCCGCCGGCTTGTTGCCTCGCGCCGCAGCCTCGGCCTGCGCCGCCAGTCGGGCCGCCGCTGCCGGCGGAGCCGCCGCCGTCTGTCCCGCGGCCGTTCCAGCGAGAATCAGCACCACCAGGCCTTTCATGGATTCTTCTGCTCGGTCTCCGGCTGCCCCTTCGGCTGCCTGGCCTGCGCCTCCGCGTTCAGCTTCAGGACGATCGCCCGCTCCTTGTCGCCCTCCGCCTTCAGCTTCAACCGGTAGTACACCGTGGCCAGCGACACATGCGCCTCGGTAAACTGCGGAGCCTCCTTCACCGTCGACTCCAGTTCCTTCCGTGCCTGTTCCACCTTGCCTTGCGACAGATAGATCGTCCCCAACTGATACCGCACCCGCAGGTCGCCCGGCCTCACCTTGAGGGCCCGGCCCAGGTACTGCAGCGCCTCGTCCCACGACTGGTCCTGCTTCAGGATCACCGCCAGGTTGAGGTTCGAGTTGAAGTCGTTCGGATTGAGTTTCAGCTCCTGCCGGAACGCCGTGGCCGCGCCCGCTGTATCACCCGTCGCCATCAGCGATTGTCCGTAATAGGCGTTCGCCGAAGGCAGGCTTGGATTCATCTGTACGGCCTTGCCCAAGTCTTCCATTGCCCCGGCGAAATCGGCGGCGTTCAACTTCGCGGTGCCCATCAGCAGCCGTGTCTCGGCCGAATCGCCGCGCTTGAAAATTGGGTCGAGAATCTTCTGGCCTTCCTGCTCGCGTTTGTCCCGCACCAGCGCCGTGCCCAGTAAATAGGCCATTCCGAGATCGCCGGCATGGTCCCTCTGGAGCGGTAACAGGAGGTCGATGACCTTATCGTTCTGTCCCATCTGCAGGAAACAGTCCGCCAGCAGCAGCGTAGCCTGCATGTTGTCCGGAGTCAGTGCCCGCAACGTCGACAACTCTTTGGCCGCATCGCCGATGTCGCCCATCTTGTAGTACGCCAGCGCCAGATTGAGGGAGATGCCCGTGTGGCTGGGATCCAGCTTTAGGCCGGCCTTATACTCGTCGATCGCCTCGGAATAACGGCCTTGCCGCGCCAGAGCCGCTCCGAGGTTCGAGCGCACGTTCACGTTGTCCTGGCCCGCCTTCAGATACGCCCGGTAGCCCGCCACGGCCGCATCCAGATTGCCCGCCTGGTGCGCCGCCACCGCCTTCTCCAGAATCGAGTCTGGCGTTTGCGCGCGCGCTCCCTGAAAGCCGAGAAGTAGCGCCAGCACTAGCGTGGTCATGGGTCGCCTTCTCGATTGTATAAGAGCTTGTACAGAATGGAAGCCAGCCATGGAATCGTATTTCCGCGCGGACCAACGAATAAAAAACGGGGTGGCCGCGGCCACCCCGTCTGCATGCGAAGGCTGCTTGAAGTCCAAGCTCGTTCTAGAAGTAGAACTTGATCGCAACCTGGACAATGCGCCGTCCCTGTTTCTCGGTCGTGGTGCCGAAATTCGGGTTGGAGAGCTTGCCCGTATTCTGGTCGTAGATCAGCTTCAGATTGTTCGAGCCGTTCACGAACGTGTACAGCGGGTGGTTCAGGAAGTTGTATCCGTTAAGGCGAATCTGAATCTTCTTCGATTCGCTGAGTTGGAAGTTCTTGAACAAGCCGAGGTCGAAGTTCATGAAGGCGGGCCCGTAGATCCCCGGTCCGATCGTCGGTCCGTTATTCCCCGGGCCGGTCGGCAGCGCGAAGCACGAACCGTTCACAAACTGGTGTGGGCCCAGATTGCTGTTGCCGGGGCAGGTATAGTTCGGCCTAAGCGCGATGCTGTCCGTACCGTTGATGGTCCGTGCGCTGAGATTGTTTCCACTCGGCAGTTTGAACCCCGCGGTATCCATGCTGAAGTTGTAACTGGTGTTCGCCAGATCATTGATGCCGCTTTGTACCTGCGCGATGCCCGAGATCTGCCAGCCGTTCACAACCCCACCAGCCAGCTTGTTGCCCTTCAACGGATTCCCGACCTCCACCGAGTAGGCCGCATTGAACAGTTGGCGGCGGTCGCCCGGCATCAGGCCATAGTTGTTCCGCGGGTTGAACTCGTCGTAATTGCCGACAATGCCCAAGCTCTTGCCATAGGTGTAGTTCAGGTTCAGGTTGTAGCGCCCCTTCGTGCGCATCCAGGTGATCTGCGCCGAATTGTAGTTCTGGTACAACCCGTGCGTGTTGATGCGCAGGTCCTGGAATCCGGCAATCGGCCTGTACGAGTCGTAAGGCGCGCTGTTCGGATCGCCGATCCCCGCTTTCAGCAGGGCGCCCGCTGGCACCGCGTTCAGATTGTTGCCTGGGCCGGCTGTGTTCAGCAACGCGCCGCTGCGGTTGCCGACATAGGCGACTTCCAGTAACCCGGAGAACGGTGTCCTCTGCGAAATCGTCACGCTGTAGCTGTCCGACCACGGCGACTGGTCGTCAATGCTGTCCACCGCCTGCGCGCCCAACCGGTCACCCAGTCCGGGCGTGAAAGCATCGATCGCCGCCAGCGTCGTCGGGTTCGGGAAACTGTACGCCTTGACGCCGGCCGATACATCCAGGCCGCTGGTGAACTGCGCCGAGTGGAAGTAGTAACGGCCCCACCCTCCGCGTAGTACCGTCTTGCCGCTGCCGAAGAGGTCAATCGCGGCACCGACGCGCGGAGCATAGTAGAGCCCCCGGCTTGGGAAGCCCGAAAGCGGAACCCGTTCGTCCCTCGAGTGCCAGAAGAACCCCGAGTAGTCGAGTGCCGACGCGCTCGGATTGTAGCGGTTGATGTCGAAGATCGAATAGCCCGCCCCCGTCCGGTCGGACCACGGCCCGAAATGCGAGATGCGCAGGCCGTATTCCAGCGTCACCCGCCGGTTCACCTTCCAGCTATCCTGAGCGAATGCTTCGAACGTGGTGTATG is a window from the uncultured Paludibaculum sp. genome containing:
- a CDS encoding tetratricopeptide repeat protein — protein: MTTLVLALLLGFQGARAQTPDSILEKAVAAHQAGNLDAAVAGYRAYLKAGQDNVNVRSNLGAALARQGRYSEAIDEYKAGLKLDPSHTGISLNLALAYYKMGDIGDAAKELSTLRALTPDNMQATLLLADCFLQMGQNDKVIDLLLPLQRDHAGDLGMAYLLGTALVRDKREQEGQKILDPIFKRGDSAETRLLMGTAKLNAADFAGAMEDLGKAVQMNPSLPSANAYYGQSLMATGDTAGAATAFRQELKLNPNDFNSNLNLAVILKQDQSWDEALQYLGRALKVRPGDLRVRYQLGTIYLSQGKVEQARKELESTVKEAPQFTEAHVSLATVYYRLKLKAEGDKERAIVLKLNAEAQARQPKGQPETEQKNP